In Gemmatimonadota bacterium, the genomic stretch ATTGGCGCCGAAGCCAAGGCCGTTGCTCCCCCTTCCCGAACAGCCGGTCGAAGTAGAGCATCACCGGGAACTTGCGCATGTCGCCGGTAAGCGCGCGGTTGTACACGAGGTTGAGGGGTCTCTGATGGCCGCCGCCGACACGGTCATCACCGCCGAAGGAACGAGCGGGAGCCCGCGCCACCGGGCGCCTAACGACCAGAGGCCGAGTAGAGCCCGGCGACGATCGCGGCGTCGAGCGGGCGGATGAGGCTCATCATCCCGAGCGCCGTGCCGTCATTACCCCCCCCGTGGCGAGCGTGCCGCTGAAGCGTGCAGGCGCGCGACCCGGCGGACGCAAGCAACACATGCAGGTGAGCGTGAAGGTGTGCGACATCAGCCTGGGCTGGGCCAGCGAACTGCGACCATGGCGACGCCGCCAGCAGCAAGACCACGAGGCGGGCCGTGCGCAACGGGAAGAGCGCCTTCAGGACGACATACGCCAGCAGGATGTTCGCCCCGCGAGCAGCGGGGCTCACTAACCACTCCGCGCCCAGCCGCACCCTGATGGCGAGCATGGCCTGGCTACCCTGGCGGTTTATCGAGTACCACCCCGGTCGTCCAGTTGTCATGAGGTCGAGGCTGAAGGCCTCGGGGACGGGTGGGGCCGGCAGGGCGAGCGTTCTGCGCCAGATAGCGCGCCTCGACGAGGTAGGCCACCTCATCCGGGATGTGCGGATGCCGCTCGTAGACGATCATCGTCAGCAGCAGCGCCACGGCCGAGGCCACCAACCGCCGTGACCAGCGCGAATCGATCGATACCGCCCGGGGCCGGATCCGTCGCCGCATCGCTTTGCTATGCGGCCCGACGCCAGGAGCCAAAGGCCTTCAGTGCGAAGGCCACGCCGCCACCGCCAACGCGACCGTCGCCAGCCGTATGAGCTGGGGCAGCTCCATTGAGCACCAGTTCGAGCGCATACACGACCGGCTGGCGCGACAGCGTGGCGCTCGTGAGCACCACCGCACTCCACGACCGCGGGGGAGTCGCCAGCCCGGTGAGCGCGCGCCCATGTCCTGCAGCGTCCCACCGCCCCGCGAGGGCCCGCAGCACGACCAACGCCCGTACCACGAGGCGAGCCCGGCCGCGCCCCCATTCCAGCGCTGACGAGGCGCCGAGCGGGACGAAGCGCGCGCTGATAGTTTCAATGGTGCGCCCCGCGCGCCAGGAGCAGGATCGAGAGCTGGCCGGCGAGCGCAAGTGCGATCCAGCCGAGCGAGGGCGCCGCGCCATCGGAGCGTTGGTTCATGCGCGCTGGAGGACGCGGCTGCGACAGGGGATCTTTCGAGGGGGAAATTGCCGCATCGGTCGCGGCCGCTAACAAAAATGAAATATGCCACCCCCACCCACTGCGTCGCTGTCGGTAGGTCCGGTCGGCGCGGGTCACACCAAAGCCAGTCCGACTGGCCGGCCTTCACGTGACGCATGACCGCTCGACGCGTTTCGTCAGGGATGGCGTCGCGTGGCACGCCCCGCACATCTGCACCAAGAGGCGATCGACGCGCGCGCCCCTGCTCGCGCCTCGATCGCCCCTCGATCGCACCTCCCCTCGTCCTCGCACCAGCACGCCCCCGCGCAATCGGATGACGATTCCTGTGCTTCAAGATGCCCGGCCGCACCAGCGGGCAGAAGAATCTCCGCTGGTACTCCGCCGGCGCAGGACACGTCGCGCTCACCCCGTCGTTCCCCGCGCACCGGGGCCGCGCTTCGCGGCGATGTCGCTGATGGCCCTGCCGGTCTACATCGCCAACGACTGGCTGGACGCGGAGTCGGACCGACTACCCCCCCAAGCGGCATCGCCCGATCGCCTCGGGCAAGGTCTCGCTGCAGCAGGCGGCCCATCGTCGCGATCCTGTGTGCGTCGACCGCGCTGGCGCTCGCCTGGTGAGTCTCGCCGCTCTTCCTCTACACGCTGATGGCGTACGCCGTCCTGACCAGCGCCTACTCGGCCTGGCTCAAGAAGGTGCTCGTCGACGTCCTGGTGCGGCCTGCCTCTACACGGTGGCGTGGTGGGCGGTGCCGTGATCGCCGACGTGCGATTTGAGGCCGCTGGTTCCTCGCCTTCTCGATCTTCCTCCTCTTCTTCTCGCTGGCGCTCGTCCAAGCGCGTGCGCGAGGGGTTGGCGAGGTGCGCCGCCGGCGTCGATGGAACCAGAGCCTGCCGGGACGGGCCTATCGCCCGGTGGACCAGAACACTCCTGAGTTTGGGGTTCGGCAGCCACCATGGCGACTCACGCGCTCGTCTGGTGCTTTAGCGTCACCAGCGAGGACGCTTACTCCCTGCTCCCTGTGCGCGCCCCGACGCCCCCTCTGCTCCGGCCTCCCGCTCCTGATCTACTGGCAGGCCCGCGTCTGGATCTTTACCTGCGCGATGCCGGCACGACGACCCGGTCGCCTTCGCGCTCCGCGACCGCGTGTCGTGGCTCACAGGGGCCTGCTTCATCCTCGCTCGCTCCTGGCCTCCAAAGTGACGCCGCTGGCCGCCGCGTCATCTTCGACACTCGACGGCACCCTGTACGAACGCGACGCATGCGGTTGGCGTTTCTCCGCTGCTCGTATCGCGCCGTCCGGCGCCCGCTTCGAGGCGATGCATGCGATTGCCATCCTCCGGCACTATCGGCATGCCCCACGAGGCATTGCGAGGACGCCAGTCGTTGTCACTCGCGGAGGAACAGTTGCGGCTGGCGGCAGAGCGCTCGGGGAAGGCCTGGAGACCGTGCGCGGTGGTCGCGGACTGGTTCGAACGCGCCCCCCGCTCTCCGCCGTGCGTCTCGGCGGCCCGCCCCGGTCTGGGCAAGCGCTCGCCGCGATTCGTCGGCAGGGGCTGCGCACCGCCCTGCTCTCCGACTATCCCCGATGTTGGCGTTCCGAGGGCTGCCGGCGTCGACCTCGCCTTCGATGCGATTGCTGGGCGCAGCAGCCGGGAGATCGGTGTGCTCAAGCCGAACCCCACCGGGCTGCGACACGTCACCGAACGCCTGCGGGTGCGGCTCGACGCGGCGCTCTATGTCGTGACCGCCCTGACGCGTCGACGTCGGAGCCGCCCGCGCCGCCGGGTGCCCGCGTGGCCCTGGTCGGCGAGCGTGCGTCGCCCGCGAACGACATCCCGCACTTACGACCTCCGCGCGATCAGCGCCTGGCTCCCCTGCACAGCGCGACTGACGATCCGACCCGCCGCGGCCACCGGGGTGCCGCCGCGGAACCGAGCGTCAATGCTTCCTTCGGTCGCGGGGAGGCGCGAGCGCAACCAGGTCACCACCGAATCGCCAGCTGCACGATTGGCCGAGAGGTTCGTGCGCTCCTCTCCATCGCGCACCACGTCATAGACCCCTCCGACCCGTCACCGTTTCCCGATCAGTGTAACGAGTCACGGACGGCCGATGCAGGTCGCCAAAAGCGCGACTGTCGGCGGGATCTTGCGGCGTCCCGCCACGCGCAACTCGGCGAGGGATGTCGCTCCCGCGGAAGTCGGAACGCTGCCACGCCCGGTGAGCGACACGCCAGGGGCGACGGGCCGCCGCATACCGGCGAGCGACAGGAGCGTGACGGGAAGGTCGCGCAGCGTTGCCAGCCGCTGCACGCGCACCTGCCCGGGACCCTGCCCGGGAAATCGAATGATCAACGGGACGCGAAGGGGCTGCCCGTACAGGCTGTTGCTGTGTCCCCAGATGCCGTGATCGCCCAGGTGCTCTTGCAATGGGAGCCAACGATCACGACGATCGTGCGATCGAGCGTTCGCGTGCGCGCAGCGTGTCGGCCAACCGGCCGAGCCCCTGGTCGAGATAGGCGAGGAACCGTCGTACAGGTCCTCCGGCGACTTTCCTTCACCGAACCGCTGTGTTGAAAGCGCCCCGGCGGTTCGTAGGGCTCGTGCGGATCGGCAGGTTGGGGAGGGCGAAGGTTAGCGGTCGATTGCTCGCGAGCCCTTCCGCGAGGAACTCGTCCACCACGCGTTCTGCCGGCTTGCGATCGCTGCCAGGACGCCGGGTGCACCTGCAGGCTGGGAAGGACGCAGTGCCGCCATGCGCCCCGACCACCGACGCGCCGCGCTCAGCTCCGACGCCAGCTCCGTCTGCGCAGCGACGTGCTGAGGAGGACCTGCTTGAGCGAGACGAGAGCGTCCTCGTACGTATGGAAGCCGCGCGCCCAGCTCCTGACTCCCAGGCCGTGTAGACGCTGATTCGCGACGAACCCCCGGTGCGATGGCCGCGAGCCGCCATGCGCTCGGCGAGCACGGGGTTGGAGTCGCCGAGCGGGACGAACCAGGCGGCGGAGGAGGCTCCTTGGCGTCGACCCCGGTCATGAGCGATCCGTGCGACGGGAGCGTCCACGAGGTGGTGGCGAAGGCGTAGTCGAAGGTGACCCCCTCGGCGGCCAGCCTCGCCATGTTGGGCGACGTGGGACGCGCGTAGCCGTACAGGCTGAGATTCCGCGCCCGGACCGTGTCGAGGATGATGTACAGGACGTTGGGCGCCCCGTCCGCCGAAGCGGGAAGCGCGCGCCAGGCCGCGTCGTCGCGCCAGGCACGCATGCCACGCATGCCGACCGCGGTGAGCGCCAGCAGCGCAGCGACGGTCCCGCCAGCGCTCCGGGCGAGCCGTGGCCCGCCGCTTCCCGCATCGAGTGCGGACTGGGCCGACCGT encodes the following:
- a CDS encoding sulfatase-like hydrolase/transferase, which translates into the protein MRAWRDDAAWRALPASADGAPNVLYIILDTVRARNLSLYGYARPTSPNMARLAAEGVTFDYAFATTSWTLPSHGSLMTGVDAKEPPPPPGSSRSATPTPCSPSAWRLAAIAPGVRRESASTRPGSQELGARLPYVRGRSRLAQAGPPQHVAAQTELASELSAARRWSGRMAALRPSQPAGAPGVLAAIASRQNAWWTSSSRKGSRAIDR